GCATCCGTTTACAAGCTTTCTCACCGGTGACGCTTCGTTGCGGCGGCGCCCAATGGGCCGGATCGTCCGGCCCTTGACGTCGATGGGCGCGCGCTTCGTCAGCCGTTCCGGTTTGCGCTTGCCGATGGCCATCATCGGGGCGACCACGCCGGTGCCGATTTCCTATACGCTTCCCGTTGCCTCCGCCCAGGTAAAATCAGCGGTGCTGCTGGCCGGGCTGAACGCGCCGGCTACGACGCGCGTTGTCGAGCCCACGCCGACGCGCGATCATACCGAACGCATGCTGCGTCATTTTGGCGTCCCGATTCGTATTTCCGAAGCCCCGGACGGTGGCCGCATCATTGATCTGGATGGGCAGCCGGAAATAACGGCGCGCAGGCTTTCGGTGCCGGGTGACCCGTCTTCGGCCGCTTTTCCCGCCATGGCGGCGGTGCTCGTTCCCGGTTCGGACATCACGCTCCACGGTCTTGGAACCAACCCCCTGCGGACCGGGTTTTATGAGACGCTTGAGGAAATGGGGGCGAGCCTTGACTGGCAGAACTCGCGCGAGGAAGGGGGCGAGCCGGTCGCCGATCTGCGCGTGACGTCTTCTTCGCTTGTCGCCGTTGAGGTGCCGGGGTCGCGCGCGCCTTCCATGATTGACGAATACCCGATCCTGGCTGTGGCGGCGGCAGCAGCGAAAGGCACAACGGTCCTGAACGGCCTTGGCGAATTGCGCGTCAAGGAAAGCGACCGGCTGGCCGCGATTGCCGATGGCCTTCGGGCCTGCGGCGTTGAGGTGGAGGAAGGCCGGGACCATCTGGCAATCCATGGCACCGCCGGGCGCTTGCCTGGCGGCAGTTGTGTGCGTACCCAAATGGATCATCGGATCGCCATGGCATTTCTTACCTTTGGCATGGCGTCGGAACGGCCCGTTCAGATCGACGATGGCGGCATGATCGAAACCAGTTTTCCGGGCTTCGTCGACCAGATGAATGGGATCGGCGCACAGATTGCTGACGCAGGAAAAGAAACGTGACGGGGGTGTCACCTGTCATCGCCGTTGATGGGCCGGCAGCGGCAGGAAAAGGCACCCTGGCCCGCCGCCTGGCCGAGGCGCTGGATTTTGCCCATCTCGATACCGGCCTCCTTTATCGGGCAATCGGTCTGGCGTTGCTTGATGGCGGCCAAGACCCTTCCGATGAGGTGGCAGCCGTCGCTGCTGCTGAAAAAATGGCGGAATATGACCTTGGAAATCCGGATTTGCGGCAGGAGCGCGTCGCGGCGGCGGCGACAAAATTGGCTGTATTCCAAGCAGTTCGAGGGCATTTGTTGCGGTTTCAGCGCGATTTTGCCGCCCGGCCGCCAGGGGGCAAAAAAGGGGCCGTCGTCGAAGGTCGGGATATTGGCACCGTCGTTCTCCCCGGGGCACCCTGTAAGCTTTTTCTTACGGCCAGTCTGGAAGCGCGGGCGGAGCGGCGGCTTAAGGAGTTGCGGGAACGGGGCACGGAGAGTATAGGTATCAGCCGGATTTTGAAGGAAATGCGCGAGCGCGATGCGCGCGACCAAAATCGGGCTGTTGCGCCGCTTTGCCCTGCGGAAGGCGCGGTGATTATTGATACGACCGAGCTTGATGCGGATGCTGCCTTCAAAGCAGCGATGGAAATCATTCGATCGCTGCGGTCATTGATTGGCCAAGGTCTGATCGATAAGAAGTAACCCTGACGGAAGATGCCTGGTCGAGGCGTACCGTTACGAAGTAGGAGAAGAAGTTACGTGCTGGAAAGTTCTATAGCTGGGGATCAGCTTCCCGTTACGGGAGAAAGCTTTGCCGCCCTTCTAGACGAATCGTTGGGCATGGGGAAAAGCCTTGAGGGGAGTGTCGTTAAAGGCACAATCCTGGGCATCGACAATGACCTTGTGCTGATTGATGTCGGGTTGAAGGCGGAAGGCTATGTTGCTCTGAAAGAGTTTGCCGAGGCAGGGCAGACGCCTGAGATCAAGACCGGCGATGTCGTCGATGTTTACCTTGTTCGCATGGAAAACAAGAACGGCGAGGCAATTCTCAGCCGTGAAAAGGCGCGTCGCGAGGAATCGTGGAACGTTCTTGAAGAGGCTTTCAAGGAGAGCCGTCACGTGTCGGGTGTAATGTTCGGTCGCGTGAAAGGCGGCTTTACGGTGGACCTGTCCGGTGCCGTGGCCTTCCTGCCGGGAAGCCAGGTGGACCTTCGCCCCATTCGCGATGTCAACCACCTTATGGGCACGCCGCAGATATTCCAGATTCTAAAAATGGATCGCCGCCGCAGCAACATCGTTGTTTCGCGCCGCGCCGTGCTTGAAGAATCCCGCGCCTCGGCGCGTTCCGAACTTATTGCCACCCTTCAGGAAGGCCAGGTTCGCGAGGGCGTGGTCAAGAACATCACCGATTACGGTGCGTTCGTCGATTTGGGCGGCGTGGATGGCTTGCTGCATGTGACGGACATCGCCTGGCGGCGGATAAACCACCCTTCCGACGTGCTGAACATCGGCGAAACTGTGAAGGTAAAGGTCATTCGTTTCAACTCGGAAACCCAGCGCATCAGCCTGGGCATGAAGCAGCTTGAGGCGGATCCATGGGATGGCATCGAGTCGAAATATCAGGTCAGTGGCGTCTTCACCGGCCGGGTCACGAACATCACCGACTACGGCGCGTTCGTCGAGTTGGAGCCCGGCGTGGAAGGCCTTGTGCATGTTTCCGAAATGAGCTGGACGAAAAAGAACGTCCACCCCGGCAAGATCATCTCGACCAGCCAGGAAGTCGAAGTCAAGGTGCTGGACGTTGATCGCGAACGCCGGCGCATCAGTCTCGGTCTCAAGCAATGCATGCAAAACCCATGGGAAGCGTTTTGCGAGACCCATAAGGCAGGTGCCATCGTTGAAGGCGAAATCAAGAACGTCACCGAATTTGGCGTGTTCATCGGCCTGACCGAAGACCTCGACGGCATGGTGCATCTTTCGGACCTGGATTGGGTCCGGCCGGGCGAAGAGGTTCTGGCCGAGTTCAACAAGGGGGACATGGTCAAGGCGAAGGTGCTGGAAGTTGATGTCGAGAAGGGGCGTGTCAGCCTCGGTCTCAAGCAGCTTACCGAAGACCCCTATCACGGCGAAGGCCCCAGTGAATTTAAGAAGGGCAGCCGCGTCACCTGTACGGTGGTTACCGTTCAGGAACGCGGCATCGACGTTCAGGTCGCCGATCAGTTCACGGCCTTCATTCGCAGGGGGGATCTATCGCGCGATCGTAGCGAACAACGGCCCGACCGTTTCGCAGCCGGCGACAAGGTGGATGCGCTGGTAACGGCTTTCGATGCGAAAAGCCGGAAGCTTGGTCTTTCGATCAAGGCGCTTGAAGTTCGGGAAGAAAAGAAGGCAATGGCGCAATACGGCTCCTCCGACAGCGGTGCAAGCCTGGGCGATATCCTGGGCGCGGCGCTTCACAAGAAGTCCGCCGAGAAGGCCGCGAATAAAACCGAGGACGCCAGCGCCGAGGACGCCAGCGCTGAGGATACAGATGCCGAGGACGCCAGCGCTG
The window above is part of the Rhodospirillaceae bacterium genome. Proteins encoded here:
- the aroA gene encoding 3-phosphoshikimate 1-carboxyvinyltransferase translates to MRPLQSAAADPLHGTIPVPGDKSISHRALLLGAMAIGETEIKGLLEADDVRRTAAALRALGVEITRDGEGVWRLYGVGVGGFAEPDGVLDFGNSGTGTRLLAGLLATHPFTSFLTGDASLRRRPMGRIVRPLTSMGARFVSRSGLRLPMAIIGATTPVPISYTLPVASAQVKSAVLLAGLNAPATTRVVEPTPTRDHTERMLRHFGVPIRISEAPDGGRIIDLDGQPEITARRLSVPGDPSSAAFPAMAAVLVPGSDITLHGLGTNPLRTGFYETLEEMGASLDWQNSREEGGEPVADLRVTSSSLVAVEVPGSRAPSMIDEYPILAVAAAAAKGTTVLNGLGELRVKESDRLAAIADGLRACGVEVEEGRDHLAIHGTAGRLPGGSCVRTQMDHRIAMAFLTFGMASERPVQIDDGGMIETSFPGFVDQMNGIGAQIADAGKET
- a CDS encoding cytidylate kinase translates to MSPVIAVDGPAAAGKGTLARRLAEALDFAHLDTGLLYRAIGLALLDGGQDPSDEVAAVAAAEKMAEYDLGNPDLRQERVAAAATKLAVFQAVRGHLLRFQRDFAARPPGGKKGAVVEGRDIGTVVLPGAPCKLFLTASLEARAERRLKELRERGTESIGISRILKEMRERDARDQNRAVAPLCPAEGAVIIDTTELDADAAFKAAMEIIRSLRSLIGQGLIDKK
- a CDS encoding 30S ribosomal protein S1 produces the protein MPGRGVPLRSRRRSYVLESSIAGDQLPVTGESFAALLDESLGMGKSLEGSVVKGTILGIDNDLVLIDVGLKAEGYVALKEFAEAGQTPEIKTGDVVDVYLVRMENKNGEAILSREKARREESWNVLEEAFKESRHVSGVMFGRVKGGFTVDLSGAVAFLPGSQVDLRPIRDVNHLMGTPQIFQILKMDRRRSNIVVSRRAVLEESRASARSELIATLQEGQVREGVVKNITDYGAFVDLGGVDGLLHVTDIAWRRINHPSDVLNIGETVKVKVIRFNSETQRISLGMKQLEADPWDGIESKYQVSGVFTGRVTNITDYGAFVELEPGVEGLVHVSEMSWTKKNVHPGKIISTSQEVEVKVLDVDRERRRISLGLKQCMQNPWEAFCETHKAGAIVEGEIKNVTEFGVFIGLTEDLDGMVHLSDLDWVRPGEEVLAEFNKGDMVKAKVLEVDVEKGRVSLGLKQLTEDPYHGEGPSEFKKGSRVTCTVVTVQERGIDVQVADQFTAFIRRGDLSRDRSEQRPDRFAAGDKVDALVTAFDAKSRKLGLSIKALEVREEKKAMAQYGSSDSGASLGDILGAALHKKSAEKAANKTEDASAEDASAEDTDAEDASAEDTDAEDASAEEKDA